One Nicotiana tomentosiformis chromosome 1, ASM39032v3, whole genome shotgun sequence genomic window, AGAATGTTTACGGGATGGCGAATctgtatggactacagaagattgaacaagggCACCCGAAAAGACCATTTCCCCCTGTGTTCATCGATCAGATGTTAGATAGGTTGGTAGGGAGGTTCCATTTTTGCTTCTtagatggatactcggggtataaccaGATCTCTATTACCCTAgaggatagagagaaaacatcATTCACCTATCCATATGACAACTCTGCTTTTCGGAGAATgtcgtttggcctatgcaatgcacccacCACATTCCAAAGGTGCATAATGGCCATCTTTACTGATATGGTATAGGATATACtggaggtcttcatggatgatttctcagcgGTGGGGAACTCGTTCAATGATTACTTTGTAAATCTGAGAAGAGTGCTGAAGAGGTGTATGGAGACTAatctggtgctaaactgggaaaagtgccatttcatggtacgggAAGGTAAAGTCTTGGGACACCTAGTGTCAAGTAATGGCATTGAAGTGAACCGCGCTAAAGTTGATGTGATAGATAAGTTGCCACCGCCCACTTACGTCAGAgaaataagaagtttccttggtcaGGATGGCTTCTATAGGagatttataaaagatttttccaagatTGCTCACCCTTTGTGTAAACTGCTTTAAAAAGATCACCCCTTTATGTTTTGATGATTGCAGGGTAGATtttgaggagttgaagaagaggctggtgactgcaccaatcatagATACACCtgactgggagcaaccatttgagctgatgtgtgatgcaagtgactatGTTATGGGAGCAGTTCTTGGGTAGTGCAAAGAGAAGGTCATGCACCCAATCTACTGTGCAAGTAGAACCTTAAGTGGTGTCCAACTAaactacacagtgaccgagaAGGAGATGCTAGTAGTGGTGTTtgcatttgacaaattcaggtcatacctgataggcgCTAAGGTAATTGTTTATATTGACCATGATGCTCTCAGGTACTTAATTgataaggagtcaaagccacgcaTAATTTTATGGGTGCTTCTACTacaagaatttgacttggaaatCCGTGACCGATATGGAACGGAGAACCAAGTGGTTGACCACTTGTCCATGCTGGAAGGAGCACAGAAGAAAGTTGAGGTAGAAGATATCGTGGAGACGATTATGGATGAACAACTATTGTCCACAAGCCTTGAGGTAGCGCCATGGTATGCAAACACTGCAAACTACCTGGCGAGCGGTATTGTTCCCTGTGACCTTTCCTCTGTACAAAAGAATAAGTTCTTTTGTGATTGTCACATGTAGTATTGGGAAGAGCCTTATTTGTTCAGGATTTGTATTGATAGCATGATCCGAAGATGTATCTCCGAGACAGACCAATCTTCTATTTTACAGGCTTGTCACGCGTCCCCGtatggtggccattttggaggagtaaggacaATTGTAAAAGTGTTGGAGTCGGGCTTCTACTGGCCGACATTGTTAAAAGATGCACACTTCTGGGTGAAgggttgtgatgaatgccaatgGACCGGGAATATTTTCCGtcgacatgagatgcctatgaaagCAATTCAGGAGGTGTAGGTGTTTGATGTATGTGGAATCGATTTTATGGGACCTTTTTTCAGCTCATATAGCAACAAATATATACCTGTAGTGGTGGATTATGTTTCAAAATGGGTGGAAGCTGTGGCACTCCCTAAAAATGATGTAAAGGGGTCATTGGTGTTTTGAGAAAGAACATtttcacccgatttggcactccaagggcaaCAATCAGTGATGAAGGCACTCACTTTTGCAACCGAGCCTTCACAAAGTTGTTAGAGAAATGTGGTGTTCGCCACAAGTTTGCCATTCCATATCACCCACAAACGAATGGACAAGTGGGGGTTTCAAACATAGAAATAAAGAGTGTTTGACAAAGACTAtgaatgctacaagaacggaTTGGGCACAAAAATTAGATGATGCATTCTAGGACTATCACACTGCTTTCTAGACTCCAATTGGCATGTCTCCGTATAAACTGGTAtttgggaaggcatgtcacttacccGTGAAGTTGGAGCATAGAACTTTGAGGGTATTGAGGCAACTGAATCTTGATATGAAAGTTGCGGGTACAAATAGAGTCACAGAGTTGCACGAGATTGATGAGTTTCATTACCACACTTTTGAGAGCACAAGGCTATACAAGGAGAGAATTAAGATGATACAtgacaaaaatattcttgagcaatattttaaatttggagacatggtattgctatacaattcgagattgaagttgtttgcgggcaagttgaagtcaagatggtcaggaccatttcgTGTGGCAGAGATGCATCCTACCGGAGCTGTAGAAATTGCATTGAAAGATGGCTCCCGCAAGTTCAAAGTTAATTGGCAAATGCTAAAATATTATGAAGGCATGGGTGAGGACGATAAAGTGATCTCAACCATGTACTTGAAGGATACTTGATAAGGGATAGCCCGATGCGTGCTGTGACATTAAATCAGACACTTCCTGGTAGGCAACCCATGGTGTTGTTGTAATTTGTCGtttcgcgacgttaaatcaagcgcttatTGGGAGGCAATCCAATTTTTATGTTTGTCTTTATTTCTTTAGTTTGATTTGAAAAGTTTGAAGTGTTGACATGTTTATGAGTGATGCAGGGATGGAATTTTGCAAATCAGAATGATTTGAGGTGAAGAGATCGAGATAAAAGGCAAAAGGGGCTAAATTTGCAAAGCTGAAAAGAAGCCTAGCTGGGATCGCGTCTGCGCGCCATGCGTAAGTTGATGCGCTAGCTATGCTGGCCAATCTTCACGGGCAGTAAAGTCCGCCCGGGGCATGGATGACTTTGcgagtttttttaaaaaaaaaatattttttcttttccttttccattCTCCAGATTTTTGCCTTAAACCTTTTTTCTccttgtttttcttttatttcccTCTTTCCTCCCGATCGTTCCCTACCCGAGTACGTGCTCCCTATCTCCCTTTCACTCATAGGTTTTCCAAACCCCTCTTCACCAAACTGGTATGATTTTCCACCCCCCTTCTGCGTGTCTTATGTTCGTTCCCCACCCCCACGTAATAGCCCCAGACCACTCTCCCTTAGGTTAGTTTGTGTTTTTCTGTTTCTTTCTTGTTATGGTTACTTTTGGTAGAGTAATTGAATTTCAAATTGTGGATCATATTTTGCTCCAAATTTAGTTGATCGTTGTATAATGAGGTGGAAAACTACAATTCCCACCACCTCATTCAAATTGTGAGGGCAAAACACATACTAATTGATTTGAACCATGAACTCTAAAACTTGGCATACAAAGTGTTTGACAAACTTCCTAAATGCAATTTTTGATAAGTTTTGTGAAGTCTAAGTAGTAATCTTAATTGTATTGGCAATAAGAACATCGCTTGACGGTAGGGTAGTCATTTGGGGGTCTTTGTACTTAAATTGCTTTGATTTTTGATCGAATGTCAACCTGCGGCCGACTTAGGCACGACTCGTGCATCGTCCTCACTACTTGATTTTCCATGATGCTAAGTAGCCTTATATCATTGCAATTAAGATGTAGTAGTCACTCGTACCTTGTTTGCATACTTACGCCTTCAGGCTAAGTGTGGAGTGCCAAGTGCACAGCTATGACTCAATGTCACACATTATACTAATATGTATTTTGTATCCTTGCAGGTAATATGGATGTCTCTAAAACACCAACTCGAAGCCATGGAGCAGGTGGTAGTGCTAAGCCATCCATAATGAAACCATCAACTAAACATGATGTGGACGCTATACTTTGTTCATACATTGACTGCTTTACTTGGAAAATACAAGTTGACTGAGGATGATGATGAGATATGTGGAGGCACATA contains:
- the LOC138910715 gene encoding uncharacterized protein, translated to MSPYKLVFGKACHLPVKLEHRTLRVLRQLNLDMKVAGTNRVTELHEIDEFHYHTFESTRLYKERIKMIHDKNILEQYFKFGDMVLLYNSRLKLFAGKLKSRWSGPFRVAEMHPTGAVEIALKDGSRKFKVNWQMLKYYEGMGEDDKVISTMYLKDT